One window from the genome of Dermacentor silvarum isolate Dsil-2018 chromosome 5, BIME_Dsil_1.4, whole genome shotgun sequence encodes:
- the LOC119452671 gene encoding cuticle protein 63-like: MNTLTLVAFLGLVAVALGGYAAAPVAVGYGHGYGGYGLGYGHGYGHGYGGYGGYGHGPFAITTVTKTAHVAPARAVAVGYGHGYGHGYGLGYGHGLGYGYGGHGYGGVVKAVGLGYGHGFGYGHGYGYHG; the protein is encoded by the exons ATGAACACGCTT ACACTCGTCGCCTTCCTCGGCCTCGTTGCCGTCGCCCTTGGTGGCTACGCCGCTGCACCTGTGGCTGTTGGCTACGGCCACGGTTATGGCGGCTATGGCCTTGGATATGGTCACGGCTACGGTCACGGCTACGGCGGCTACGGCGGCTACGGACATGGACCCTTCGCCATCACCACCGTCACCAAGACTGCTCACGTCGCTCCTGCCCGCG CTGTGGCTGTCGGCTACGGACACGGCTATGGACACGGATATGGTCTCGGCTACGGACACGGCCTTGGCTATGGCTATGGCGGTCATGGTTACGGCGGTGTTGTGAAGGCTGTCGGCCTCGGCTATGGTCACGGATTTGGCTATGGTCATGGCTACGGCTATCATGGCTGA